In the genome of Clostridium sp. 'White wine YQ', the window ATTATTATCAGTTCCAGGCTCTGCAGTATTTAAAGAAGATAAATTAGCTGGATTTATAACTGATAGAGACACAAGAGGAATTCTTTGGTTAAGAAATGAAATCAAAAATGGAATGATTACTGCAAAAGTTCCTAATGAAAAAGGCGGTGGTTTAATATCTGGAAGAATAGAGAGAGCTAAAACCAAGATAGAGCCTATATTAAAAGACGATAATATAGAATTCATTGTAAATATATCGGCTGAGGCTACTATATATGAAAGTTCATCGAAACTAGATCTTAGTAGCCACTATGCAATTCAATATGCTCAAGAAATGTATGCTAAAGCAATTAATGAAATGATTTATGAATCTTTAGACAAAGTGCAGAAGCAATATAAATTAGACGTGATAGGTTTTGGTGCAATAGTTCATGGCAAATACCCAAAACAATGGGATGCTGTTTTTAAAGATAACTGGAATAATGAATTTTCTAAATCAAAAATTATTATTAATACTAAGGTGAAAATATTTTCAACAGGATTTGATTCAAAATCAATTTTAAAAAAGGAGGAAGAACTTATAAAATAATATTTAAGTCTTTAAGGAGAATTAAAATGCAAAAGATTTCAAACTTCCAACTATTTTCTCTAATGGTTTTATATGAAATTGGAAGCACTATTATTTTTGGATTTGCAGCGGAAGCTGGAAGAGCTGCTTGGATTTCAGTATTAATATCTGCTTTTATAGGATTATTAATTAATCTGCTCTACCTTTATTTATCTAAGGTTAACCCAGGATTGACTTTAATTGAATGGTTTCCAAAACATTTCGGAAAGTGGATAGGACTTCCTATTGCTTGGTTTTATGTTCTTGAATTTATGTATGATGGAGGAAGGGGGTTACAGGATTTAAAACTTTTAGTTCCAAATACAATCCTCCCTAGAACTCCAAGCTTTGTAGTGCAGATAATATTTATGCTTGTTATTGTCTATGCACTATATGCAGGTCTTGAAATAATAGGTAGGATAGGTGAATTATTTTTTCCAATCATATTAATTCTTTCGACTTTAGAAATTATTTTAATATTCTTTTCTGATACTGTACACTTTCAATATCTTAAGCCTTTTTTGGATAAAGGGCTTAAGAATACACTAAATTCAGTTTTCCCCTTAGGAATAACTCAAACCTTTGGGCAAACAATAGAATTTA includes:
- a CDS encoding GerAB/ArcD/ProY family transporter; translated protein: MQKISNFQLFSLMVLYEIGSTIIFGFAAEAGRAAWISVLISAFIGLLINLLYLYLSKVNPGLTLIEWFPKHFGKWIGLPIAWFYVLEFMYDGGRGLQDLKLLVPNTILPRTPSFVVQIIFMLVIVYALYAGLEIIGRIGELFFPIILILSTLEIILIFFSDTVHFQYLKPFLDKGLKNTLNSVFPLGITQTFGQTIEFTMIWPEVRDQNKLIKSTLLATLFSGLFIALLDVLAIMVVGATTFSRSKLPLYRLIRTISIGKFIENLDAINVLFFLTTAFFKLFIHIYCAIKGVQKLLYTNNKNKTIIPVSLIVLYLGTNMAANGPGHIEVGINVVPNNLWFPLFYILPILLFVFILIKKVFYKKVLST